The Chitinophaga pinensis DSM 2588 region TGCTGCTGTCGCAGTTTGACTATGTATTTAAAAACAAGGAGCTGCAGAAAATAGTTTTATGGGGGCTTAGCGAAAAGCGGCGGTCACTGAAAAAGCTCGCCGATAACAGAGAGAAAGAAGGAGAGGCAGTCTTTAAAAATATCTGTGATCCTCATTTCGGTACGAAGGCACCGGTGTATCGCGCAATTACTGCTCTGCTTGTCTCAGGTATCTACTACCTTAATATTTATGCCACCACTAATAATAATACCTTTTGTGGGTTGGACCTTACAAAGACCGAAGGGCGGATAGCAGTTCAGGAAGCAATAGACTTTATTATAGATAAGGCATACGTTGATCTGTAGCCTCCGCTTCATAAGAGTACAAAATTAGTTTCGTATGACTATTCGGTTTCATCCGCAATAATGCATCAATTTTTTGTCGTTTAGCGATATGTTTCTGGATTATCGTATAAGGAAAGCCTATAAACCTAAGTTTTTAAAACTATCTGAATGCCTAACAATATTGAACTTTTTAACGATTTAAAGTTAAAAGACGGTTGTATGGTTGGATATCTTACGCTGCCCGATTCCGTAAAAGTTATTGCCGAATTAGATCTGGAAGAGGAGGATACTTCAGATCAGTCGGATTTTACCGAGCTGATTTTAAGTGCCGGTGACTGGGCGAATGGTCTAAGCGCTACGACCATTGCACGGCTAAAAAAAGATATTGCCAGGGAATTGACTGACGCCGCCTATGGGGAGTCGGATTATCAACCTTCAAAGGAAGATTACGCCAGTCTTGAAAGCTCACTGGATATAGTACACTTATGTTTTTATCCCGACAATGTTGTTGTAATGATCTTTGAAGCAAAAAAACAATATCCGGATATGAAAATATATTGCCAGCTTGATGATTCTTATCAACTGGAGGACATTAGTGTTGAGAAATAAGCGAAGGTAACCTTAGGCACTGTATGAATTTACGCGCATAAATTTTGCTGTCAATGATAACATATTTTTCCATACATATTTTAGTAACTCTTTTATCCTCGGGTTATAGCCCCGCCCTGATTGAAAACGCTTATTCTCAACCGCAAGCTTTCAACAGTATGTTCCAACCTGAGAAGGTGCTTGCACTAAAGAAAACAGTTGCGCCAGAACTCACAGCGCCAAAGGGATACCGGGTTGTCGATCGCATTGGAGGTGATTTGAATCGAGACGGAATACCGGACAGCATTCTCATAGTGAAATCAACAGAAATGGGCGGGTTTGAGATGGATCAAGGGAACAAATTAATAGACAGGAATCGCCGCGGACTGATCATATTTTTGGGGAGGAAAGGGCAGTTTAAGAAGGCGGTGGAAAATCTGCAATGTTTTTCATCTGAAAATGAGGACGGCGGGGTGTATACGGCTCCGGAGCTTTCCATCGAAATTTTGCGCAATAAGCTCTATATACATTACGCACATGGCAGGTATGGATGCTGGAAATATACCTTCAGGTTTCGGGGAGCAGACTTTGATCTTATTGGCTATGATGCCAGCAACAATACCGGCCCGAGGATCGACAGGCAGGTAAGCATTAATTTCTTAACCAAAAGACGGTTGGAGCGGATTAATAAAAATGTTACCGCAGAAGGTGGAGACGAGGTTTTCGATGAAAAATGGTCAGATATTTCTCTTGAAGGCTTAGCCAAACTTTCCAATATTGAGGACTTTGACAACTTAGGGGAAGGTGGCTGGTGAGAAATATAGAAGTCCTATCCCTGATCGTTAAGTCGTATACAGCTCCTATTCGATTTTATCATATTATGATAGTATTGATTGGCAGCTATTTTCTCAAAATCGAGTATCCAGTAATTGATTTATATTTCTCACCATGAAAGGTTTTTGTTTTTTTCCACTCACAGGTATTGTAGCGGCTTTGTACCAGGTGTTTTCCACTGCTTGCAATTGGGAGAATCATGACAAGATACCAGAAAAATATGAATGGTATCAACCGATCGATAGCACTAATGAGATAGAAAGTGGAGCGGCGAGGCTGGAACTGCTACTTGAAAGTGAGGAGAACATACAGTCTTTTTTAACTGAAGAGAACGATGTGATCATCTACACGGTCCACGGTAAGAGAAACAATACATTCTATAAACTCGGTATTGATGGAGAGATCACTGACTCGTTAAGGCTTGATCGCAGGGGCGGCGATTTAGCATTTGTAAAAGGCTTTATCATCGATAAAGAGATGAACGAGTATTATACATGGAGTTTTAACGGAAATAAAGTACCCATTAAAATACGAACAGAAAATGCCAGGCTGAATTGGGACACGGCCATGCAGAAAAGCAAGCTGGCCGAAATTAAAGCTGCACAAAGTATAGTCTTAGTGGACTATCGTTCAAAGAGTGCATTGCCGGAAAAAGCTGCTGCCGGAAAGATCCAGGCTACGCAGGTACCCATAACTTTCACTGTGCTGACCTATTTCAACGGTGATCAATGCTTCCAGTTTTATACGACCCTTAATACCGGCAGGGATTTCCCATGGTCTGACACACAGAAACTTCTTTGGAACAATCTCTTCAGGCGACCAGATGAAAGTTTTGTAAATAAGGGTGAAATCACCCAGTCTGCTACTTTAATCTACCGTTACTTTCACCGGCTGAAAAAAGAGAAGATTAAGTTTTCCGGGCCTGGTGGCAATGCGGCCGGTTTCACTGCTGTGCTTTACCCAGGTTATCTCTTTACCGATATTGTATTTCACAAGGATACGATAAAAATTAAAGAATTCATGTATCTGGACGAAGAGCGTCCCAATTCATCTATTAAAATTGACGGTATGCTTATTGGCAATTTCTCTAAAAATAAAGTACAGCCGTTAGAGAGAGTAGATGGTTATATGTATTATACTAACCCTCATCTCCGGTATGCATTGTTTGCCAACAGTGATAAGAAACTCTACCGGATCCGCAAAAAAGATGCTGGTAAATAAAAAAAATCATTCATTCTGGCTTGGTAATAAGCAAGAACATGTAAAGATAAATATGGCTAATCTCACAAACATATTCATTAACATTTGCTCATTTTATACTGAAATTTTGGATTTAGTAAATGAGATGGATCTGTATTTTTATCTGGAAAAAAGAATCGGTACCCAATGGAATTTTATTAAAATAGCAACGAAGGAGGAGCTGGCTGAAAATATCGATGAGCATTACCGCTCCTTCTTTATTTCCTCCGAAACTTTCGATCCGGGGAAGTTTGATAGCTTTTATGATGACGAATTTTGTGTACATGCAATTGAGGGGCTTGGTGGACGCCATACTAAGGACGAATTGGAAATGCTTAGTCTTCGGATCATATCAAAAACACCGGACAAAAAAGTAAAATCATTTATTGATAAATTCGTTAAAATGCTTAAGCGAAATAGTCGATATGGCCAAGGAGTGGGCCCCGGGGCAAGTTCTTTGTACAAAAAAACTTTTTATAACAGATTGGATGTGCAAGGACGGACACTGTGGTTTGATTTTGAAAGAAAAATATCCCAAGCAAATATAGGTGGAGATTAGCAAGTTCAATGTGTTTGACAGAGTGATTGATAGCCCAAAACAATATTGGGTCGTACGGTCCTAATTCAGGTAGTGTGTTTTTGGTTGACAGGTTTAGTGAATGGATTATATCTATTCGAATTCATTGATATTTCTTACCCTTACATCTGGCATAGTTTCGAAAATGTCCTGCATATACTTTTTATGATTAGCCCCGGCGATAACGACTACTTTTTTCGCCCCTGCCTTTCTCGCTCTGTTCACAACGTTATCACACATTCCCTTATTTCTCATTATCCACCAATGTATTTTCGAAAGCATTTCTTCTTTAGGGAAGTTATTCATATCATACATCTCCGGCAAATAAAAATCCCCTGAGGCAGCAATGGCAGATGCCTCCTCTGTGTTTAACCATTCCGTTACGTTTTTCGAAGATTTTTCTACACTGTCATACTTTTCATACCCCTTATTGATCTTATCCAAATTAGATTTCAATTCTTTTCTAAAAGATGTTGTAGTACCTTTTTTAAATACATCGAATTTTGCATCGAATGCTACCCAGGATGCTTGCCAATTCAAATCGTAATCTTGGCAATCCATAGGAAGCAATTCCTGAATTCCCATCTCCTGCATCATTGGAAATGCGATTAGCGCATATTCAGAAGTTTTTAGTCTTTTCATGCTCCGCCCCGTTGTATCCAATTGGGGACTAAGTAATTTATTGACATAGTTTTCAAGTTCAGCATTAGGTATTTGCTGGAGATTATTGAAAACTTGCCAAAATTGATAATGTCCATTTGCAACGTCCTGATTAAGATAATAAGCATGGGCTAAGTCAGTTTTTACCCGATAGTTTTGAGGTTCTGTTAGCGATAATTTTTTTAGGCTGTCAATTCTCTTAGGGAGCAACGCTACTGGTATACTTCGATTGTTCATCAGCATTTTTAGCCGTTGGATATTGGGTTGTTTACACCAATAATCCATCACAAGGCGCTCATCTTCCTTACTCAAGAATTCGCCAAAAAAAGCATCAGGTTGGAATTTTTTGATTTTATTATGAATGCCGGAAAAATCCTGTCCGGGGTAGTTGCTATAGTTGTGGGAAACACCTATCACTATAATATCCACTTGTTGCGCACAGGTGTTGATCGAAATAAAGAAAATAAAAAAGAAGAAATACTTCATATTTTGCCTTTGTTGTTTAATTAAAGGTTTGTCGGTTCCACGTATTTTCACCAACGGTGACCGCTTGCCGATATGGTGCTATCTGAAAATCGCCAGCAAGTTGAAGTGGTCCGAATTACACGGACAGGAATTCTCTTGAGTTAAACAATGATAGTACATTTTTTGGCAAAAGCCATCGCCCTTTAGCTAACCCTCAAATCAACTTACTTGCCACTACAAATCACAACGCATCCATCACATTGCCCACCTCAAGTCGTTCAAAGATCCTCCTACGGTAATATTTCACCGTGTCCGGAGCTACAAACAACTTCTCCGCAATCTGATCGATTGAAAAGCCTTGGGCATGCAACCGCAAAACCTCCAGCTCTCTTTCCGTGAGCGAAGGCTTTACCGACTTTGGAGCGTTTTTGTTTTATAGCATTTCATACAATATCTTAATTAGCAACCTTTAAGCCAGTTCGAGTCCAAACGGGTGGCTTTTACGATGAATCCTTCACACAGAAGAAAAGGAGTATGAAAATTCTTAAATCAACAAACTTGTTCTCTTTATATTTACTATTAAATCATTCAGCCAGCTTTAATCAAACTCGAGCCCTATTTTAGGTAAGTGTGTCTAACAGTGTGGTGAAGCGGTGTATAATATACCACTAAACCATCTTTGCTAGAGCCGTATATTTCAGCATTTCCAATTAAAATTTAATGACTCACATTTAGGGCAAATCATATACTCCTTATCAAGCTTGTCAAAATTGCACCTATTGCAAAGTCCATAAGTTCTATTAACATGAGTTACAATATATTTGGCTTCCATATGGCTAAGTCCACAAAAATCGATAAGATATTTTACTGAATAGATAGGGGATTGGAGCTTCAATTCCAATATTCTTTTTTTCTCTGATAGACTTAATTCTGGAATCTCAATCCCCTCTTCTGGTAGACAATTTTTGCATTTAACATTCATAAAGCTCTTTTTATTCTTGAATATAGCACACATCGTTTGTATAAAATAATTTCATATTAACATTTGCTTTTTCCAATTAAAGATGTGTTTTGGTTCACTAATTGTTCTGGGGGTTAAGGACTAAGGCTATCGGTCAGGTGACAAAATGTTGTTCCAGCTGCATATAATCCTCATTATTAACCTTCAGGCAGGTTCGAGTTTCAGCCAGGATTCTTTTTAGATACCAGTTATTTTTCATGTTATAATAGACGTCTTCAGGGAATATCGTTTTCTGTATTCTTTGTTGCTGTGATTCCATACTAGCACGAGTACTGTGACATGCTAGGTAGCCATTCGATGAGTTTTGTCCAGATTCAAGGCGTTTACCGGAAACACTTTTAATTCTTCCAGCGCTTTTTTACGTTCTATTTAATTTACAGGCAAGCTTTTGATAAAGTTATTCTGTGATCTCTGGTCAACATAACATTCCTCCTTAAACTGGTTTCTGACCAGTTGGTTTCTCATTTATGTTTGTTATGCATTTTAAAGATGAAGAGCCCCTATGATAATTCTCAGATTCAGCTACCTGTTGAGCGGAATAGTAAAAGTGGTTTTTCTGACTATAATCAGCTTTTATCTGCATATCAACAGCATTATTAAGTTCCCAAACATTACTTTCTCTATCCATCGCCCCAATGTGTGATATACATCACAAAATGAGTTCATTGTCATCAAGGTGATGTAGGTCACGTAGTCACCTCGACTTTCAATGTGATCTTTGAGTTGTTAATAAACCATACAACAATGACAAAGACAATTTTTATTACAGGCGCTTCCCGTGGATTTGGTAAAATCTGGGCAGAAGCATTTTTAAATCGCGGTGATCAAGTAATTGCTACAGCCCGCGATATAAGTCACCTAAAAGACTTAGTAGGAAATTATGGAGAAAAAATCTTCCCACTTAAACTTGATGTGAATGACCGTGATGCAGTTTTTGCTGCTGTCAAAGCGGGAAAAGAACATTTTGGCGCTATTGATGTGCTCATAAATAATGCCGGCTATGGTTTGTTCGGTGCCATTGAAGAAACTACTGAGCAAGAAGCCCGTGACCAGATGGAGACAAACTTTTTCGGCCTGCTTTGGGTAACACAAGCGGTATTGCCAATTATGCGGGAACAGAACAGTGGCCATATTATTCAGTTGTCAAGTGTATTGGGGGTAGTAACTGTTCCAACACTCGGTTTGTACAATGCATCTAAGTTTGCAGTGGAAGGTTTAACAGAATCTTTAGCGCAGGAAGTAGCAGAACTCGGTATAAAAGTTTCTATGGTAGAACCCAATGCATTTTCAACTGACTGGGGTGGTGCTTCAGCCATTCATACAAATGCGAATCCTGTCTATGATAAGGTAAAGGCAGACCTACAGGCAGGCTTTACTCCGGATTTCTTTGGTAAACCCGAGGCGACTACCCAGGCGATATTGAAACTCGTAGACAGTGAAAAACCTCCCTTACGGTTATTTCTTGGCAGCAAGGCTTATCCCTGGGTAAAACAGGTTTATCAAACCCGCTATGCGGAATGGGATGCCTGGAGTGAAGTTTCAAACGAAGCCCATGGACACTAAATGTTAGAATCTCATTTTGAAACAGGAATAATAAATAATATCATGAAAAAGCAAAAAGTTTGGTTTATAACAGGCGCATCAAAAGGCTTTGGATTGGAAATAGCCAAAGCAGCACTTAAAGCCGGTGATAAAGTTGCGGCAACAGTCAGAGGCAATGCCGAAAATCTTAAAGCGATATTTAACAACGAAGAGAATGCATTGGTTGTGACACTCGACGTTACCAAAGAGGATCAGGTAAAGCAAGGTGTACAGGATGCTATAAACAAATTCGGACGCTTAGATGTATTGGTTAATAATGCTGGATATGGCTTGCTTGGCGCTACCGAGGAAGTATCCGACTATGAGGTAAGAAAACAATATGACACCAATGTTTTCGGTTTACTGAACGTTACCAGGGCTGTTTTACCTCATATGCGAAGCCAAAAGTCCGGACATATTATTAACATATCTTCATTACTTGGCTATACGGCATCTGTGCCTGGCTTTGGCCTTTACGGCTCAACTAAATTTGCAGTTGAAGGTATAACTGAAGGGTTAGCACTTGAAGTAAAACCATTAGGCATATATGTTACAACAGCTGCTCCTGGATATTTCAGAACAAAATTTGCTTCAACTGAATCATATCAGGCGTCTGAGATTAAATTAGATGCATATAAAGAAACGGTAGGGCATATTAGGGAGTTTATTAGTCAGATAGACGGTAATCAGCCGGGCGACCCCGTAAGACTTGCACAGGCAATTATTAAATTGGCCGCCAGCGAAAATCCGCCAATACATCTGCCTTTAGGGTCTGATTCGGTAGCTGCATTCCGGATGAAAACGGCGCAGGCTGGAAAAGAAGTAGATGAATGGGAAAACATATCTAATAGTACGGATTATCCGAAGAACTAAAACCCACGTGTTCATTATACATCAAGATCATATTAAACCGGTTAGCCAGATCCCAGATGCTATACCTCGAACTTTTATTGTATTATTTTGACATCGTTAAAATCGATATTGCATAGTTGTGTTAAATCATCAATAATTTGGTTCGAGTTCCCCATCCCGGGATCACTGGAAAAGAAGAGCCTGTATCAAAAGTAAGATACAGGCTCTCTTTATTCGGGTACCTGATGGAATCAGGTAGTCATTTAAGTAATTCTAAGGATGTTCATTTATTTTCGATACATCCTCTTCTTTTTTATCAATATTGCAGCTCGCGCTCGTGCCCTTCAAATTGCCATTGAAGAATTTGGTTTGGAGTGAGTCTTCGAAAACATATATAAAAGCAGCTGTTATACTTGCAGCAGCTTTTACTTTTTATCGCCTCCGGCGGTATAATAATAGTACGGCGGCAAAGATTAACAAGCCGCCTGGTATTACACCAAAGAAGATAATACGCATCATTAAAATGCCCCGATCGTCGCTGTCAATCGCATCTTTGGAGCGGATGGCGCCGGTGTTAACAGGGAACGTGCCGTAGGTGAACCAGCGGAACATTTCTGTAATGAGCGGTTGATTCCAGTTGTATGGCTTGCGGCGGCTTAGTTCACTGGAACTCATGAAATCGGCATCGCCGGTCACGATGATCCGCTGTTCCTTGCCATTGATACTGCGTTGCGCGGCGATGGCCAGCGCTTTGTTGTTTTTAGCTACCAGCAAGGGTACAATGTGGAAGCCGGTTGTGTCCCGGTAGCTGATGCCAGAGGTCCCTACCATCGATACCACGCCGTTGTCGGCCCTGTAGCCGGCTAGTTTAGGAGCTATCGTGGCTGCACTGTCAGCAAAGTGCGCAAGGATAAAGTCGGGCGCGTAATCGCGGCTTTCTTCCTGTATCGTAGTAGCTTCGGGATGTATACCAAGCGGCTGTAAAAGCGGTGCTACAACGTTTTGGGAAAGGGGTTCCGTGATCACAAAAAGGTTTCTGCCACTAGCTACGTACTGCACCAGTTTTTGTTGTACTTCGTCGGAGAATGCAGTTTTTGGATCGGCGATCACCAGTACGGAAGTGGATGCGGGAATGTCTTGCTGTGCGAGGTTTACCGTATCAACGTTAAAACCCTGGTTGATGAGTGCTCCCCTGAATGTAAGTTCGTTTACGAACGTTCTGAACTCAGCATCACCGGCTTTGGTAATACTGCGTTCGCCATTGCCGTGCAGGAAAGTAATAACTGGGATGTCTTCAGGCGTGATAAGCCTTTTCAGCGCTGCGGTAAATTCCTGTTCGCCAGGATAGATGCGGATATCATTGTAATAGCGTAAAAAGGTTTTTTTATCACCATACTCCAATAGTCTTACCAGTCGATTTTCTTCGGGATTCAGATTTACGATCTTCTTTACAGCGTCTGGTTTCAGTACATTCCTGAAATCGAGGTCCTGGATATCGGCAACTTTTTTAGCAATCGCTCCATCGCTTTCCCCAGGATAGTTTTTGTAAAGTCCTTCATTATTGGAAAAATCGTAGTAATAAACGTACTCCATCTTCATATCGGGCATAAAACGGCGATAGGGAGTGAGGATTCGTTCGTCTTCACTTTTCTTTTCGGGTGCTCCGAGGTAGTAGTTATTGTCCAGGATGTTTACGTAAGTCGTTACTTTTAGCGGATGCTCCATTTTGGAGATCAGTTCCCGGCTTTGTTGGCCCAGTGTATGCGTTTGTGTAGCCGTCATATCAATATAACCGGTTAAAGCGGGAATGGTGCTCAGATAGCCGATCAGGAAGCACAGTCCGACCAACCCGATATAGCGGGCAGTGCGTACGGGCTTTGAGCGGGCCTCTCGCTGGTCTTGCAGCCGCATACCTGTAATGGCTAAAAAGAAGCCGATCACAATCAAAAAGTAAATGATGTCCTGGGTGCTGATCAGCCCGAAAATAAATTGTTCGGTCCTGCCGGCAATCGACATGAAATAGGTGATATGTCGTACGGTGTCGTTCCCCTGGAATAACCCGCCTACGAAGTTAAGTCCCGCCAATACTGCCAGTGTGCTGATCGCCGCTACTACCTGGTAGGTAGTGAGTGAAGACATAAACAGTCCGATGGCTGAATAGGCACAGATTAACAGGTATAGTCCGATAGCGCCGGAAGCCAAAAATATCCAATCGATATCGGTGATAAAAAACGAGCCTGCCACGCCGTACAAGCAAATAATAACGAGCAATAGTGCGCCATAGCCCATCATGGCCACATATTTACCGAGTACGATATCTTTTACTTTAATGGGAGATGATAACAACAGTTTTATGGAACCACTGTGTGTTTCACGACTGATCAGACCCATGGTAAGTAGTGGAATGTAGAAGTAGAGGGTATTCTTTACACCGGGATAAAATCCTTCCTGTAATCCCGCAAACACCATGGACGTGACATCGTTAAAATGATTACCCATACGCTGTGCGCGGCCGATCATTTGTATGTAATAAAGAAAGTTAACGCCTATCTGTACGGGAAACACGATCAGGATGAGCCAGGCTACCGGCGAATGAAACAGCAGACTCAGTTCCTGGCGGGCTATTCTGATATTTACTTTCATGATTGAACGGATGGTTTAAATGTTTTGTTGGATAACTGTGCGAAAATGGCATCGAGCGAACTTTTCTCCAGTGTGATTTCTTTCAGGCGCCATTTGCGGTGAACGCTCATTTCCACCAGTTCTTCTGCAATGTCCGCGGTGGGATCGAACCGCATACGAACGGTTTTTTCCGTGAGGAACACTACTTCTTTTACGCCTCCGATTGCCCTCAGTTCTTCAGCTGCAGGTGGATTTTCCATGGTGGCCACCAGGCTATCCGGTTCGATGTAATTGTTGAAAGTATCCATCGTGTCTTTAAACACGATTTTGCCACCTTCAATCATGATGATATCCTGGCAGGTAGCCTGTATTTCCGAAAGGATATGGGAAGAAAAAATTACTGAGCGGTCTGTCGCAATTTCTTTGATCAGTTGTCGTACTTCCAGAATCTGGTTAGGATCGAGGCCGTTGGTGGGCTCGTCCAGGACAACGAGCAATGGGCGGTGAATGATCGCCTGGGCAATGCCTACCCGTTGCCGGTAGCCGCCGGATAAATTACCGATCAGCCTTTTGCTGAAATGCGCTACGCCGCATCTTTCTTTCACCTTGTCCACGGATTCGCGAATCTTTCGTTTTTCTATCAACCGCAGGTGCGCACAATAAGTGAGGTATTCGTCTACGGTTTGTTCAAGGTACAGCGGGGCGTTTTGCGGCAAAAAGCCGATCCGTTTTTTGGCTTCTTCCGGGTCAGTACGCATGTCGATGCCTTCTATTAACACCTGGCCACGGGTTTGGCTCAATACGCCGCAAAGGATGTTCATGGTTGTAGATTTTCCGGCGCCATTGGAACCGAGTAGTCCTACAATACCGTTCCTGTTGATCTCGAAGTTGATGTCCTGCACCGCCCAGTCTTTACTGTAACGGTGAAACAGTCCTTCGATTTTTACGATATTATCCTGCATATTCAATTTATTACGCAATAAGAGATGAATGGCGCCGGAAACTTCCGGCGCCTGAAGGGTATGGTTGGTTGGATATTTTTATGGGTTCAGTGGCCAGTCAGGGTTAAATATGGTGGCGTTGGGCCACAGCTGCCGCAGGTACTTGTCGCTGCCGGGCTGCAATTCATATTCTTTTCCTTCGGCGGTATGTTTAATTGTTTTACGGAAACGGGTTTCCTTGTTCAGACGTTTCAAATCGATAACCCGTATACCGGTAAATGCCAGCTCACGGCGTCTTTCCTCCAGTACGAAACGGAGTATACGTTCATTATCGTTCCCGAAATCTGCTGGCATAAATACCTTGTAAGCGGCCGGTGTAATCCGGTTCAAACGTAGTTTGTTGATATCGTCCAGGGCTTCCTGTTTTTTGCCTTCGCGGGCGAAACATTCGGCGCGTATGAGGTACATTTCAGGCACGTTGAGATAGTTGCTGTAGAAGTCTCCGCGAAGGAAAATCTTTACCTGGTACCTCGACATATAATTGAACGGAGGAGCTGGCGGCCAGCCATCTGCATAATACAGTGTCCAGCGTTTATCGTCGTTGGTGAACAAGGCACTCAATTCTGGTGAAGCGCAAACATCCATGCCCAAGCCGAATGGCCGCAGGAAATGTCGCGCCACGATGGTTTCAGGATTCAGCTGCGCATCCGGGATGTTGGTCCAGCCCAGCGGTGCACCCGGCACATTCGGAAACGGACCGGGGATGATGATGCTGTAATCATTCATGTTTTTAAGTCCGCCCTGTAGAGAAATAGCCAGTGCAGCGTTTTTACCGGCATTCTCATAATCGCCCATGAACAGGTAGGTCCTGGCCAGTAGTGCATATCCGCCGGCTTTTGAAGCCCTGAATTTTGTGAGTTTATTTTTCTCGGGAAGATCAGCTACTGCGGCTTCTCCATCGCGCAAAATCTGATCGTATACTTCTTTTACGCTGTTCCGGGTAAATTTAGCATTGATGTCGGCGATCAACGCAATGGGAATACCGGGCGTTGTGGCGGCAACAGTTGCATCGTAATGCTGAGCATAGACATTTACCATTTGCAGATGCTCCATAGCACGGCCCAGATAAGCTTCGGCGCGAACGCTCTTCTTGTTGGCCTCCGTTCCCTCGGTAGCATCCATAATATTGTTGATGATACTATTGTAGTAGAAGATCCTTTTATAACCTTCACTCCAGAGATAATCGTTGGCGCCCTGATCGTAGGGGTTGTTGTTAAAGGTGTATATGCGCCGGCCGTGCAGTTGCTGCTTCGTATACAGGTTGCCGGGTTCTCCTTCGGGTAAAAATGCGTCATCGGACTGCAAATCCCAGAAATAATCGCCAAAGTTAACCATGGTACCCGAATTGAGCATGTTCTCATAGTCGGTAGTGGTGATGGGAATGAACTTATCTTTCGGTTTGATGTCCAGAAACTTGTCGCAACCGGATAAAACAACGAAGCTGAATATATATATAGATAATTTTTTCATGGTTCCGCTTTTTTAAAAGGTGATATCAATGCCTGCTGAGTAAACT contains the following coding sequences:
- a CDS encoding RagB/SusD family nutrient uptake outer membrane protein encodes the protein MKKLSIYIFSFVVLSGCDKFLDIKPKDKFIPITTTDYENMLNSGTMVNFGDYFWDLQSDDAFLPEGEPGNLYTKQQLHGRRIYTFNNNPYDQGANDYLWSEGYKRIFYYNSIINNIMDATEGTEANKKSVRAEAYLGRAMEHLQMVNVYAQHYDATVAATTPGIPIALIADINAKFTRNSVKEVYDQILRDGEAAVADLPEKNKLTKFRASKAGGYALLARTYLFMGDYENAGKNAALAISLQGGLKNMNDYSIIIPGPFPNVPGAPLGWTNIPDAQLNPETIVARHFLRPFGLGMDVCASPELSALFTNDDKRWTLYYADGWPPAPPFNYMSRYQVKIFLRGDFYSNYLNVPEMYLIRAECFAREGKKQEALDDINKLRLNRITPAAYKVFMPADFGNDNERILRFVLEERRRELAFTGIRVIDLKRLNKETRFRKTIKHTAEGKEYELQPGSDKYLRQLWPNATIFNPDWPLNP